A part of Atribacterota bacterium genomic DNA contains:
- a CDS encoding tetratricopeptide repeat protein codes for MPLRVVDYGGNENRDIQALIQEGHRCFFDGQLDRAKALFQRVLQGSPSHPEALHGLGVIALKEGRYKEAIRYLQQAVAENPHFAEAWNNLGFALYKKGRYHEAQEALEKALQLTPREPSVRENVKVLARLTGKKVKAVSPFLSLCMIVRDEVENLQKHLARMKDYFDDVVVVDTGSQDATKTITSSLGARVFSLPWENDFSKARNESLKHARGEWILVLDADEFMDEEGVLKLKEVAHKTDAMGFQLPIYNYNRRQEVGVVNFALRFFRRHPKIRFAGRIHETVEDSIVTLGGTIGRVNIPIHHFGYTDPDALTRKTVERNFPIIEELYRTEPENVQAVLYYAKTKLVTFRDHQEAKRALLRLVGNPRWRGRPGYIEGLLYLGHVFADEKRFSIAERIYEKVRQYDPYLPDALFALGNLYFIQGLYSKALEFLEGILTLEAGKAKTNLVRFSFTDEVLYERLTRSAIECGQIEKAINYGEKLRNLLPDDPNVLHNLALAYFQGGQYLHAETLWREVLQKDSLHAEARSLLFYLYTLQGRSQEAQSVLQEVTTLV; via the coding sequence ATGCCGCTTCGGGTTGTTGACTACGGTGGAAATGAAAACCGTGATATTCAAGCTCTGATTCAGGAGGGCCATCGGTGTTTTTTCGATGGTCAGCTGGATAGAGCAAAAGCCCTTTTCCAGCGAGTTTTACAGGGTAGTCCTTCCCATCCAGAAGCTCTCCATGGTCTTGGAGTGATAGCCCTCAAGGAGGGTCGTTACAAAGAGGCGATTCGATACTTACAACAGGCTGTGGCAGAAAATCCCCATTTTGCCGAAGCCTGGAACAACTTGGGGTTTGCTCTGTATAAGAAAGGTCGTTACCACGAAGCTCAGGAAGCCCTTGAGAAAGCCCTGCAGCTTACTCCTCGTGAACCATCGGTACGGGAAAACGTCAAAGTTTTGGCGCGACTCACCGGGAAAAAGGTGAAAGCGGTTTCTCCTTTCCTTTCCCTGTGTATGATCGTCCGTGACGAGGTCGAAAACTTACAAAAGCACCTCGCCCGCATGAAGGACTATTTTGACGATGTGGTGGTGGTTGATACCGGTTCTCAAGATGCCACAAAAACGATAACCTCTTCTCTTGGTGCTCGGGTCTTTTCCCTTCCCTGGGAGAACGATTTTTCTAAAGCCCGTAATGAATCCCTCAAGCACGCTCGTGGGGAATGGATTCTCGTTCTTGACGCTGACGAATTCATGGATGAAGAGGGTGTCTTGAAGCTTAAGGAAGTTGCTCATAAAACCGATGCCATGGGTTTTCAGCTTCCTATTTATAACTACAACCGCAGGCAAGAAGTGGGGGTTGTGAATTTTGCCCTCCGCTTTTTCCGCCGCCATCCGAAAATTCGTTTTGCCGGGCGTATCCACGAAACCGTTGAGGATTCCATCGTTACTCTTGGGGGTACAATCGGCCGAGTTAATATTCCCATCCACCATTTTGGCTATACTGATCCAGACGCTTTGACCCGTAAAACCGTGGAGCGAAACTTCCCCATCATCGAGGAACTCTACCGTACCGAGCCTGAAAACGTTCAAGCGGTTCTCTACTACGCCAAGACTAAACTAGTTACTTTCCGTGACCATCAGGAGGCTAAAAGAGCCCTTCTCCGGCTGGTGGGAAATCCCAGGTGGCGTGGGAGACCTGGCTACATTGAAGGACTGCTCTATCTTGGCCATGTTTTTGCCGATGAAAAGCGATTCTCTATTGCCGAGCGCATCTACGAAAAGGTACGGCAGTACGACCCGTATCTTCCCGATGCCCTCTTTGCTCTAGGGAATCTCTACTTTATCCAGGGTTTGTATTCCAAGGCACTGGAGTTTCTGGAGGGTATCTTGACCCTTGAAGCCGGTAAGGCGAAAACGAATCTGGTCCGTTTTTCCTTCACCGACGAAGTCCTCTACGAACGTTTGACCCGCTCGGCTATCGAGTGTGGTCAAATTGAAAAAGCCATCAACTATGGGGAAAAACTGCGAAACCTTTTGCCCGATGACCCTAATGTCCTTCATAACCTTGCTCTAGCTTACTTTCAGGGTGGTCAGTATCTTCATGCTGAAACTCTCTGGAGAGAGGTCCTCCAGAAAGACTCCCTTCATGCTGAAGCTAGGTCCTTACTCTTTTACCTTTATACCCTTCAGGGCCGTTCCCAGGAAGCTCAGTCTGTCCTTCAAGAGGTAACCACTTTGGTTTGA
- the fliS gene encoding flagellar export chaperone FliS: MNAYVNVVRSYQHNDVDTASPVHLIVLLYDGAIRFFRLSARAHSEGKKEEARAYLLRAEKIILELLCVLDLEKGGEIAQNLSELYRFIIGQCSALNDEDYGEVIEANCRLLSGLREAWVQLERATNG, from the coding sequence ATGAATGCCTATGTAAACGTTGTCCGTTCGTATCAACACAATGATGTTGATACGGCGTCGCCGGTTCACTTAATCGTTCTCCTGTATGATGGGGCGATACGTTTTTTTCGCCTTAGTGCTCGGGCTCATTCTGAAGGGAAAAAAGAGGAAGCGCGAGCCTATCTTTTGCGGGCAGAAAAAATCATCCTGGAACTTTTGTGTGTTCTTGACCTGGAGAAAGGTGGTGAAATTGCTCAGAATCTCTCTGAACTCTATCGGTTTATCATTGGTCAATGTAGTGCTTTGAATGATGAAGATTACGGAGAGGTCATTGAAGCCAACTGTCGCCTCCTTTCGGGTCTGCGCGAGGCCTGGGTTCAGCTTGAGCGTGCCACCAATGGATGA
- a CDS encoding methyltransferase domain-containing protein, which produces MREIIRQFVQVVAEVLPCPEPVYEFGSLQVPGQEGFADLRPFFSGKRYIGCDMRPGPGVDIILNLHHIDLPDAVAGTVLMVDTLEHVEFPWKAMDEVYRILRPGGFVVMSSVMNFPIHDYPFDYWRFTPEAFWSLLQKFPYRLVEWVGHPQFPHTVVGVGCKGELPERDRQHFEKKIKAWKERWSVPNFFTKVPESRSVACEKTSSYYAFSRPEVRALIPHGCQRILDVGCGEGNLGGMLKEERQCEVWGVEINFQVAAEAEKKLDRVLVGNYEELVTELPEAYFDCVIFADVLEHFVDPWKALEETRRVLKEGGYIVASVPNVRHWSVIQSLLEGEWNYQEAGILDRSHLRFFTGRSLMELFRGRGFRVESLQGTTIQNMTIPQEFVRAIRSVGISAEGFTEESAIYQYLILAQKEAAWGLVSLILLTRNNLAYTKLCLESIRRYTPEPHEIIVVDNGSTDGTVEYLQEQPDVRLVENGYNLGFALGNNRGLQEARGDFVVFLNNDVVVTEGWLARLVACAREDEKVGAVGPRSNYVVGQQLVPNVPYGEDMEAMQEFARAWSVEHARKRDVVSRVIGFCMLVKRAVIEKIGGFDPIFGTGNFEDDDFCLRLQLAGFTIKIAHDVFIHHFGSKTFRSEHVDYQALMKHNWALFKKKWNLPENLPMEKGYTPLDLLRQPFQKEKHFVPLRFAPLPLDGARERKYLSSWNPKNVCWFVEHFTAEDPVTLVLYYPSEEAYEKVKRFLEEKRYQDDQIPDILLYAEKLPPAKIPELVNAVDAVFPDNGNTSFVLWGVYLGKNILTIS; this is translated from the coding sequence GTGCGTGAAATTATTCGACAGTTCGTTCAGGTAGTGGCCGAAGTGTTACCGTGTCCTGAGCCGGTTTACGAATTTGGTTCTCTGCAGGTTCCGGGACAAGAGGGATTTGCTGATTTACGTCCCTTCTTTTCTGGCAAAAGATATATCGGTTGTGACATGCGTCCCGGACCAGGTGTAGATATAATTTTGAATCTTCATCATATTGACCTTCCCGACGCGGTCGCGGGAACAGTGCTTATGGTGGATACTCTGGAGCATGTTGAGTTCCCCTGGAAAGCGATGGATGAAGTCTATCGCATTCTCCGGCCGGGTGGTTTTGTGGTGATGAGTTCAGTGATGAACTTTCCCATCCACGACTACCCTTTTGATTACTGGCGCTTTACACCAGAAGCTTTTTGGAGTTTGCTGCAAAAGTTTCCCTATCGGTTGGTAGAATGGGTTGGTCATCCACAGTTTCCCCATACGGTGGTTGGTGTGGGGTGCAAGGGAGAACTTCCTGAGAGAGACCGTCAGCACTTTGAAAAGAAAATTAAAGCATGGAAAGAGCGATGGAGTGTACCGAATTTCTTTACAAAGGTTCCGGAGAGTCGATCGGTCGCTTGTGAGAAAACGAGCTCCTATTACGCTTTCTCTCGACCAGAAGTTCGCGCTCTCATTCCCCATGGGTGTCAGCGGATTCTCGATGTGGGTTGTGGTGAGGGAAACTTGGGGGGTATGCTGAAAGAGGAACGCCAATGTGAAGTATGGGGAGTGGAAATCAATTTTCAGGTGGCTGCAGAGGCGGAAAAAAAGCTTGACCGGGTTTTGGTGGGGAATTACGAGGAGTTGGTAACGGAGCTTCCAGAAGCATACTTTGATTGTGTGATTTTCGCTGATGTTTTGGAACACTTTGTTGATCCCTGGAAGGCTCTGGAGGAGACCAGGCGTGTTTTAAAGGAGGGAGGGTATATTGTTGCCAGTGTTCCCAATGTACGCCACTGGAGTGTGATTCAGAGTCTTCTTGAGGGAGAGTGGAATTACCAGGAGGCGGGAATCCTTGATCGGAGCCACCTTCGTTTTTTCACAGGTCGCTCGTTGATGGAACTCTTTCGCGGAAGGGGATTTCGGGTGGAAAGCCTTCAGGGAACAACCATTCAAAATATGACTATTCCTCAGGAATTCGTTCGAGCCATCCGCAGCGTGGGTATTTCGGCAGAAGGTTTTACTGAGGAAAGCGCGATTTACCAGTACCTCATACTGGCACAAAAAGAAGCTGCTTGGGGACTCGTTTCCCTCATCCTCCTCACTCGTAACAACCTTGCATACACCAAGCTGTGTCTCGAAAGCATTCGTCGTTATACCCCCGAACCTCATGAAATCATCGTAGTGGATAACGGTTCAACGGATGGGACTGTCGAATACCTGCAAGAGCAACCTGATGTGAGACTCGTCGAGAACGGATATAACCTCGGTTTTGCTCTGGGGAATAACCGGGGTCTACAGGAAGCAAGGGGTGACTTCGTTGTTTTCCTCAATAACGACGTGGTGGTGACCGAAGGGTGGTTGGCCAGACTCGTAGCTTGTGCGAGAGAAGATGAGAAAGTCGGTGCTGTGGGGCCACGGTCTAACTATGTTGTTGGACAGCAGCTGGTTCCTAACGTGCCCTATGGAGAAGACATGGAAGCGATGCAGGAGTTTGCGCGAGCCTGGAGCGTGGAGCACGCCAGAAAACGGGACGTTGTTTCCAGGGTCATCGGTTTCTGTATGCTGGTCAAGAGAGCTGTAATTGAAAAGATCGGAGGTTTTGATCCCATCTTTGGAACAGGTAATTTTGAAGACGACGACTTTTGTTTACGGTTGCAGCTTGCTGGATTTACCATAAAAATTGCCCACGATGTATTTATCCACCACTTTGGAAGTAAGACCTTTCGGAGTGAACACGTTGATTACCAGGCGCTTATGAAGCACAACTGGGCTTTGTTTAAGAAAAAATGGAATCTTCCTGAAAACCTGCCTATGGAAAAGGGGTATACCCCGCTTGACCTCTTACGGCAACCGTTTCAGAAGGAAAAACACTTTGTGCCGCTGAGGTTTGCACCACTTCCCCTTGATGGAGCAAGAGAAAGAAAGTATCTTTCCTCATGGAATCCGAAAAATGTATGCTGGTTTGTTGAACATTTTACCGCCGAAGACCCAGTCACTTTAGTTCTTTACTATCCCTCGGAAGAGGCGTATGAAAAGGTTAAACGTTTTTTGGAGGAGAAAAGATATCAGGATGATCAAATACCTGATATTTTGCTTTACGCGGAAAAACTGCCTCCGGCGAAAATCCCCGAGCTGGTGAACGCAGTGGACGCAGTTTTTCCCGACAACGGAAATACATCGTTTGTTCTCTGGGGTGTGTACCTCGGTAAAAATATCTTAACTATTTCCTGA
- the fliD gene encoding flagellar filament capping protein FliD, with amino-acid sequence MAGITIDGLVSGIQTGDVIAKLMEVERLPVTRMEEQKKEYQTKITLLQDLATKLATLKLSADNLKTSSLYRSRVVVSSNETVLTASAQAGAPVGRYTLTVEQIALAHQLASGVTSDPAAQVFGSGTITIQVGSGSPKVINVSSSKGSLNGIRDLINNAGLPVSATVVGANGEYRLVLLSQITGQDGEVNVAVNLTGGSETLSFSTIQPPQNARVLLGVASGGSTPLSFEFSSNTVQNLLPGVALNLLSASTNPVTVEVKEDTGLLEEQIRRFVESYNDVISLVKEYTFYDPDTRKKGPFLGNVNLSIIRSQLERIITAPVSGVEKAVNSLAMLGITLTKTGVLQVENPQALSEKISQNLSEVEKLFTRGIARSFSEAIQNITRYGSGVIWVEQNMYRTMSDTLDKRIASLEQSLRIREQRLWRQFTNLEKYLSTMKSQSTWLANQVAALTNQAKSSSS; translated from the coding sequence GTGGCAGGAATCACCATTGATGGACTTGTTTCTGGAATTCAAACCGGTGATGTGATTGCCAAGTTGATGGAGGTGGAGCGCCTTCCAGTAACCCGAATGGAAGAGCAAAAAAAAGAGTATCAGACCAAAATTACACTCCTTCAAGACTTGGCCACGAAGCTTGCCACGCTGAAACTGAGTGCCGATAATCTGAAAACTTCCTCGCTGTACCGTTCTCGAGTGGTGGTTTCCTCAAATGAGACCGTCCTCACCGCTTCCGCTCAGGCTGGAGCACCAGTGGGTCGGTATACCCTTACCGTGGAACAGATTGCCCTGGCTCACCAATTAGCCAGTGGTGTTACTTCGGATCCAGCGGCTCAGGTGTTTGGCAGCGGAACTATCACCATCCAGGTTGGGTCTGGGAGTCCAAAAGTAATCAACGTGTCTTCTTCGAAAGGTTCTCTCAATGGAATCCGCGATTTGATCAACAACGCGGGTTTACCAGTCTCGGCAACGGTGGTGGGTGCCAATGGCGAGTACCGCCTCGTTCTCCTGAGTCAGATTACCGGGCAGGATGGAGAGGTCAACGTAGCCGTTAACCTTACCGGGGGAAGCGAAACCCTGAGTTTTTCCACCATCCAGCCACCGCAAAATGCTCGGGTACTTCTTGGGGTGGCCTCGGGAGGTTCTACGCCTCTTTCTTTTGAATTCTCTTCCAATACCGTGCAAAATCTCCTTCCAGGAGTGGCCTTGAATCTGCTTAGTGCCAGCACTAATCCGGTGACCGTGGAGGTCAAGGAAGACACAGGCCTCCTTGAAGAACAGATTCGGCGCTTTGTGGAAAGCTATAACGATGTGATATCGCTTGTCAAAGAGTACACTTTTTATGACCCTGATACCAGGAAAAAGGGACCGTTTCTGGGGAACGTTAATCTGAGCATCATTCGTTCACAGCTGGAACGCATCATTACTGCACCAGTAAGTGGTGTTGAGAAAGCCGTCAATAGTCTGGCCATGCTGGGGATTACCCTCACCAAAACCGGTGTGTTGCAAGTTGAAAATCCTCAGGCACTATCGGAAAAGATTTCTCAAAATCTCTCCGAAGTGGAAAAGCTCTTTACCCGGGGTATTGCGCGGAGTTTTTCTGAAGCGATCCAAAATATAACCCGTTACGGAAGCGGTGTCATCTGGGTGGAGCAGAACATGTATCGCACCATGAGTGATACCCTCGATAAACGCATCGCTTCTTTAGAGCAGTCGCTCCGTATCCGTGAGCAACGCCTCTGGAGGCAATTTACCAATCTTGAGAAGTACCTCTCTACGATGAAGTCCCAGAGTACATGGCTTGCGAACCAGGTGGCTGCGCTGACCAATCAAGCGAAGTCGTCGTCTTCATAA
- a CDS encoding flagellar protein FlaG: MDVQKVTGPLEKLSSQGEKRVSENLTSGERSVEAFPREDFSEKETRALSKEKLVHLVKQMNTVMEALSIEARFSVHQPTHAIVVTLINRDTGEIVRQIPPEKLLDMVARLRELAGLFVDEVV, translated from the coding sequence ATGGATGTCCAGAAAGTAACTGGTCCTTTAGAGAAGCTTTCTTCTCAGGGGGAGAAAAGAGTATCAGAGAATTTGACTTCGGGTGAACGCAGTGTGGAAGCGTTTCCCAGAGAGGATTTTTCCGAGAAGGAGACAAGAGCGCTCTCGAAGGAAAAATTGGTTCATCTTGTGAAACAGATGAACACCGTGATGGAGGCGCTTTCTATCGAAGCGCGTTTTTCGGTTCATCAGCCTACCCATGCCATTGTGGTAACGCTCATTAACCGTGATACGGGAGAAATTGTCCGCCAAATCCCTCCTGAAAAGCTCCTTGATATGGTGGCTCGCCTGCGGGAACTGGCGGGACTCTTTGTGGACGAGGTGGTGTAG
- the rpsU gene encoding 30S ribosomal protein S21 — translation MTEVRVGQGESIDEALKRFKRKCQRNGIISEMKRREHYEKPSEKKRKRAQAARRKKRR, via the coding sequence GTGACCGAGGTTCGGGTTGGCCAAGGAGAGAGTATTGATGAAGCATTGAAGCGTTTTAAGAGGAAGTGCCAGCGTAATGGGATTATTTCGGAGATGAAACGGAGAGAACACTACGAAAAGCCGAGCGAGAAGAAGCGTAAACGGGCTCAGGCTGCACGGAGGAAAAAGAGAAGATGA